The following coding sequences lie in one Spea bombifrons isolate aSpeBom1 chromosome 5, aSpeBom1.2.pri, whole genome shotgun sequence genomic window:
- the LOC128497882 gene encoding myosin regulatory light chain 2, smooth muscle minor isoform — protein sequence MSSKRAKTKTTKKRPQRATSNVFAMFDQSQIQEFKEAFNMIDQNRDGFIDKEDLHDMLASLGKNPTDEYLEAMMNEAPGPINFTMFLTMFGEKLNGTDPEDVIRNAFACFDEEGTGHIQEEYLRELLTTMGDRFTDEEVDELFREAPIDKKGNFNYIEFTRILKHGAKDKDD from the exons ATGTCAAGCAAAAGAGCAAAGACAAAGACCACAAAGAAGCGCCCCCAGCGTGCAACTTCCAATGTATTTGCTATGTTTGACCAGTCTCAAATCCAGGAGTTCAAGGAGGCTTTCAATATGATTGATCAGAACCGTGATGGCTTCATTGACAAAGAAGACTTGCACGACATGCTTGCTTCTCTTG GTAAGAACCCCACAGATGAGTACTTGGAGGCTATGATGAACGAAGCACCTGGTCCTATTAACTTTACCATGTTCCTTACCATGTTTGGTGAGAAGCTGAATGGCACAGATCCAGAAGATGTCATCAGGAATGCATTTGCATGCTTCGATGAAGAAGGAACAG GACATATTCAAGAAGAATACCTGCGCGAATTGCTGACTACAATGGGTGACAGATTCACAGATGAGGAAGTGGACGAACTGTTCAGGGAGGCACCGATCGATAAGAAGGGCAATTTCAACTACATTGAGTTCACACGTATCCTAAAACACGGCGCCAAAGACAAGGATGACTAA